In a genomic window of Plasmodium malariae genome assembly, chromosome: 4:
- the PmUG01_04023800 gene encoding conserved Plasmodium protein, unknown function has product MRLLRTVKHHGWYLIICDTVRHNKTNRNYPIVVLKRFAHIFSNLDSLQNGKAIEGVVKREEQNNEGAHYNINGKSRYTSGSVHIQSGNYYNIETKRGEGDKTQLRAIPTADNKTKGKIEHLLCTYKSRKLHDTVLEILTVINNNGKNKDIYINKNILLPFYNILVKRKYYLNNLKSHMYDDYCTLNIFDYIHYNINVHLKQYNLKNVHHLLSSLSKYVHKNKPNKITNELIANIFYFSFFTHFNKYNYAKRNRYYNDVQLSKSRNEEKEKASTIDKVRNQENSIASTKENTRLHKYDHRNDSIEQYYNNNVVGGNSLSMEENYFEKDGLKFSADSNLVSKKKRIILYSDSFPKKAAQNKLIKYDRCYNEEQTFVYLNSYIVFLSNHPTYITNEKIMYNISLLAKNITQFEINPIIALSFLSASLNVFHTVEKKKMGGKRTSSLFIHTKTNYYILYCILKDLNEKIRKNRIQNNNDEVDTHGMEIHREHQTNGKYPQTSDKVNDNSCYTTPNEAKGKCVKGEKDYLNLWYFSHIIHVIKILKIENFISLNFEFSKDAEKCVTDAFIHMIFHMSNYISNFQNGCTLNSQNDLNSFVSIYVNISTLLNELTKFRNIFNVLLTFLNDSYKIIHIQYNNLHVNMMINLVRGMYSQISTYSKENSYELHFGKLHKLHKLFTCSIKVKQVDPFLNNNSEIKTLVNILNLVQNVSLCILIPYKEKEDVELSKLITMLHYLHKINKIFLSFNENSVLDIPITKYLKHIERKFCIPKKGYKNLAHYHILLFLNLHLYYYNCRGINLSLLKNCFAYLEEKDSHLFINETEVIMFLNFFSKLMQIKENVKRKNYIFSLFKLDHFKNTQIGGKGKKVLSNMHQLVVHSNRVEDDNIFHSMRQYVEHSTLSDIMNIFVKKYLNRIIHILFFQNWVQLKKNLVLEYNTSFLNTQPKIKNTKLEFPSTVCSSNMNSMNMPFFPLMKYSLNVYFMTYESVYSNYPYNEAVKGGVLLNLLNNMIKYKRNKLNGENFFFIISCLLKAKMFRHEVYYMYYKLLSTNLQQWEMPYVFYIMRRIFEETADTDVMNSKGVGIHGGNSSSNSSSICSGNSSSICSSNSSSICSSNSSSICSSNSSSICSGNSSSICSSNSSSICSSINSSNASVDGDVHRNNAPNDDVLSDPRGRLHRMGINSLIVRAIVELSSKIILNDKNYINNFNFFKEVLHVYFEKYEKLSLTYKRFNYFVLSYLNNFTKCNKKECEKNLIENKLVMLINNAASFLYTINKYSNKTKKNEKTDVKEKERNILHVHNTKKKDEKPKYADNVYDLKKEHAHYLMECIRHTKSELPPIISASSSHMDHINCTFKRSNTETNDEHRVQKNGAELMKNVQLHKSDDTYSGNCSSSYSGTHRSNERGSYDEEHLKNKLTKLLQKLLCILYINKMKNKMQHEIELTSRNIIDILISLKNCKLRYVNIIQVLSKKYIENIFTQKSSVKTEYQLKFFNTIIFLDYFKEANNYFEEYILNKTDESYNDKLHHQGKPFKRLKPHILYSHFLKMPIMEVIYASNISTYLLNFVSFLDYVDIESQKRVCSKVKTLIQILLKMHCTYDQHHNPHNHHSLANKLVKRNIFILFTLLNFAGPSFDISSLHFESLNIFYNNFILNYFPQHTNMIQSSSTHQNVFEFLTNFLEKYSHRYEVHNEKHVHLFNVDIVLVILRKL; this is encoded by the coding sequence ATGCGGTTGTTAAGGACAGTAAAACACCATGGTTGGTACCTAATAATATGTGATACAGTAAGAcacaataaaacaaatagaaATTACCCCATCGTGGTATTGAAAAGGTTCGCTCACATTTTTTCCAATCTAGATAGTCttcaaaatggaaaagcGATAGAAGGTGTAGTTAAAAGGGAGGAACAAAACAATGAAGGTGCACactataatataaatggTAAAAGCAGATATACATCTGGCAGTGTTCACATACAAAGTGGAAATTATTACAACATCGAAACGAAAAGAGGAGAAGGGGATAAGACCCAACTAAGAGCCATTCCAACAGCAGATAATAAAACGAAAGGGAAGATAGAGCACCttttatgtacgtataaatCAAGGAAACTACATGATACAGTTCTAGAAATTCTAACAGTTATAAATAACAACGGGAAAAACaaagatatatacataaataagaatatattactacctttttataatatattagttaAACGTAAATATTACTTAAACAACTTGAAAAGTCATATGTATGATGATTATTGTACTCTGAACATTTTTGATTACAtccattataatattaatgtacACTTAAAACAgtataacttaaaaaatgtGCATCATTTGTTGAGCAGTTTGTCGAaatatgttcataaaaacAAACCTAATAAGATAACAAATGAACTTAttgcaaatattttttatttttccttttttacgcattttaataaatacaattatGCAAAAAGAAATAGGTATTATAATGATGTACAGTTGAGTAAGAGCAGAAatgaggaaaaagaaaaagcatcTACTATAGATAAAGTACGAAATCAGGAAAATAGTATAGCTAGTACAAAGGAAAATACTAGACTGCACAAATATGACCACAGGAACGATTCAATCGAGCagtattataacaataacgTAGTGGGTGGAAATTCCCTATCCATggaagaaaattattttgaaaaagatGGACTCAAATTTTCGGCAGATTCAAATCTTGTtagtaagaaaaaaagaatcatTTTATATAGTGACAGTTTCCCAAAAAAAGCAGCTCAAAATAagcttataaaatatgatagATGCTACAATGAGGAGCAAACTTTTGTTTACTTAAACAgctatattgtttttttgtcCAACCATCCTACATATATTACGAATGAAAAGATTATGTACAACATTTCTCTTCTAGCAAAGAACATTACACAGTTTGAAATAAATCCCATAATAGCTTTGTCCTTTTTATCAGCCAGTTTAAACGTATTCCATACTgtggaaaagaaaaaaatggggGGGAAAAGGACTTCATCTCtgtttatacatacaaaaacGAACTACTATATATTGTActgtattttaaaagatcTCAATGAGaagataagaaaaaacagaattcaaaataataatgatgaagtGGACACACACGGAATGGAAATACATAGGGAGCATCAAACAAACGGCAAGTATCCACAAACAAGTGATAAAGTAAACGACAATTCGTGCTATACTACTCCGAACGAAGCGAAAGGGAAATGTGTAAAAGGAGAAAAGGATTACCTTAATTTGTGGTACTTTTCTCATATAATTcatgttataaaaattttaaaaattgaaaactTTATATCATTGAATTTTGAATTTTCAAAGGATGCAGAAAAGTGTGTAACGGATGCGTTCATCCATATGATCTTTCACATGAGTAACTACATttcaaattttcaaaatggaTGTACTTTGAATTCACAAAACGACTTGAACAGCTTTGTgtctatatatgtaaacatatcAACATTATTAAATGAGTTAACAAAGTTtaggaatatttttaatgtgcTTCTTACCTTTTTGAACGATTCCTATAAAATCATACATATACAGTATAACAACCTGCATGTGAACATGATGATTAACCTAGTGAGAGGTATGTACAGTCAGATATCAACATATTCAAAGGAGAATTCGTATGAGTTACATTTTGGAAAATTGCATAAATtgcataaattatttacatgtaGCATAAAGGTAAAGCAAGTTGATCCATTTCTAAATAACAACTCAGAAATTAAGACTCTAGTTAATATACTTAACCTGGTGCAGAATGTATCACTCTGTATATTGATTccatataaagaaaaagaagacgTTGAACTAAGCAAACTAATAACAATGCTCCACTATTTacacaaaataaacaaaatattccTTTCGTTTAATGAGAACAGTGTGTTAGATATACCTATCACAAAATATTTGAAGCACATTGAAAGAAAGTTTTGTATACCGAAAAAAGGATACAAGAACCTAGCGCATTATCacattttgttatttctCAACTTACATTTGTATTACTACAACTGCAGGGGGATAAATTTATCCCTCCTAAAGAACTGCTTTGCCTATTTAGAGGAAAAGGATTCACATTTGTTTATAAACGAAACGGAGGTAATcatgtttttaaattttttttccaagttaatgcaaataaaagaaaatgtgaaaagaaaaaattatattttttctctgtTTAAACTTGaccattttaaaaatacgcAAATTGGgggaaaagggaaaaaggTTCTATCGAACATGCACCAGTTAGTAGTCCATTCTAACAGGGTCGAAGATGACAACATTTTCCACTCCATGAGACAGTATGTTGAACATAGCACATTATCAGATATcatgaatatatttgtaaaaaaatatttgaacagaattatacatattttattttttcaaaactgggtgcagttaaaaaaaaatttagtacTCGAATATAATACGAGCTTTTTAAATACACAGCCAAAGATAAAAAACACAAAATTAGAATTTCCTTCAACTGTTTGTAGTAGCAATATGAATAGTATGAATATGCCATTTTTTCCGTTGATGAAATACTCCCTTAATGTGTACTTTATGACTTACGAAAGTGTGTATTCCAATTACCCATATAATGAAGCCGTAAAAGGAGGAGTATTACTTAACTTGTTAAACAACATGatcaaatataaaagaaataaattaaatggagaaaattttttttttataatctcGTGCTTGTTAAAGGCTAAAATGTTTCGTCATGAAGTCTACTACATGTACTACAAATTATTGAGCACAAATTTGCAGCAATGGGAAATGccatatgtattttatataatgaggCGAATATTTGAAGAGACAGCTGATACGGATGTGATGAACAGTAAAGGGGTTGGCATCCATGGGGGCAACAGTAGCAGCAATAGCAGCAGCATTTGTAGCGGAAATAGCAGCAGCATTTGTAGCAGCAATAGCAGTAGCATTTGTAGCAGCAATAGCAGTAGCATTTGTAGCAGCAATAGCAGTAGCATTTGTAGCGGCAATAGCAGCAGCATTTGTAGCAGCAATAGCAGTAGCATTTGTAGCAGCATTAATAGCAGCAATGCATCCGTTGATGGTGATGTACATCGGAATAATGCCCCTAATGACGATGTGCTTAGTGATCCACGGGGCAGGTTACACCGAATGGGCATAAACAGTTTAATCGTTAGAGCAATCGTAGAGCTGTCaagcaaaataatattaaacgacaaaaattacataaataatttcaatttttttaaagaagtTTTACATGTTTATTTTGAGAAATACGAAAAATTATCTCTCACTTATAAGCGCTTTAACTATTTCGTATTGTCCTATCTTAATAATTTCACAAAAtgcaataaaaaagaatgtgaaaaaaatttaattgaaaataaattggTCATGCTCATAAATAATGCAGCTAGCTTTTTATACACGATTAATAAGtattcaaataaaacaaaaaaaaatgaaaaaacggatgtaaaggaaaaagaaagaaatatattgcatgtacataatacaaaaaaaaaggacgaAAAACCAAAGTATGCCGACAATGtttatgatttaaaaaaagagcaCGCGCATTATCTAATGGAATGTATAAGGCACACAAAAAGTGAACTACCACCCATTATATCAGCTTCGTCATCTCACATGGATCACATCAACTGTACATTTAAAAGGAGCAATACGGAAACAAACGATGAGCATAGGGTCCAAAAGAACGGAGCGGAGCTAATGAAAAATGTTCAACTTCATAAGAGTGATGATACATATAGCGGCAATTGCAGCAGTAGTTACAGCGGTACACACCGTAGCAACGAACGTGGAAGTTACGACGAAGAACACTTGAAAAACAAACTGACAAAACTACTACAGAAACTCTTGTGCatactatatattaataaaatgaaaaataaaatgcaacATGAAATAGAATTAACAAGTAGAAATATTATAGATATACTTATCtccttaaaaaattgtaaattgCGATATGTGAATATTATTCAAGTATTgtcaaaaaaatacattgaAAACATTTTTACTCAAAAGAGCTCAGTTAAAACGGAATACCAGTTAAAgttttttaatactattatatttCTGGACTATTTTAAAGAAGCCAATAATTACTTCGAGGAGTACATTTTAAACAAAACGGATGAAAGCTATAACGACAAATTGCACCATCAGGGAAAACCCTTCAAACGACTCAAACCGCACATCCTGTAttcccattttttaaaaatgccAATAATGGAAGTTATATATGCTTCAAACATATCAAcatatcttttaaattttgtcaGCTTCCTCGACTACGTAGACATTGAAAGTCAAAAGAGAGTTTGCTCAAAGGTTAAAACGTTGATTCAAATATTGTTGAAAATGCACTGTACATATGACCAGCACCATAATCCTCATAATCATCACTCATTAGCGAATAAACTTGtcaaaagaaatatttttatccttttcacTTTACTAAATTTCGCTGGTCCTTCCTTTGATATATCATCCCTTCATTTTGAATCactaaacatattttataataatttcattttaaattatttcccCCAACATACTAATATGATACAATCCTCCTCGACTCACCAAAATGTTTTTGAGTTTCTTACGaactttttagaaaaatattcacACCGATACGAAGTGCACAACGAAAAACACGTTCACTTATTTAATGTAGATATAGTATTAGTAATACTAAGAAAACTGTAA
- the KRR1 gene encoding KRR1 small subunit processome component, putative: MEGTLSEGEENKQSNKNRKYRKEKPWDNENIDHWKVDKFIREDNKHHFLEESSFKVLFPKYREKYLQQFSTDIKSTLNKHFIKFEINLVEGYMCVRTTKKTYDPYIIIKARDMVSLLSRSVPFNQAKRVLEDETFCDIIKINGYIRNKNKFIKRRQRLLGSNGTTLKALEILTNCYICVHGKTVSLIGYFKSLKIVRRIVIDCMKNIHPVYHIKELIAKRELEKNNHFKNENWEKFLPNFKKRNVQRKKIKQKLDKKNGKRKSVFPPDQLPRKIDIQMETGEYFLNQEKWKKEKREKKSKKEITDIMDKTKQGSKASS, from the coding sequence ATGGAGGGTACCCTTTCCGAAGGAGAAGAAAACAAACAAAGCAACAAAAACAGAAAGTATAGAAAGGAAAAGCCATGggataatgaaaatattgatCACTGGAAAGTGGATAAGTTCATTAGAGAAGATAATAAACATCATTTTTTAGAGGAGTCAAGTTTTAAGGTATTATTTCCCAAATATCGAGAAAAATACTTACAACAATTTAGCACAGATATAAAAAGTACATTAAATAAGCATTTCATAAAATTCGAAATAAACTTAGTGGAAGGATATATGTGTGTtagaacaacaaaaaaaacatatgatccatatattattattaaagcAAGAGATATGGTTTCTCTTTTATCTAGGAGTGTTCCATTTAATCAAGCAAAAAGAGTTTTAGAAGATGAAACATTTTgtgatattataaaaattaatggttatataagaaataaaaataaatttattaaaagaagacAGAGACTGTTAGGCAGTAATGGGACTACACTAAAAGCGTTAGAGATTTTAACCAATTGTTATATTTGTGTTCATGGTAAAACAGTTAGTCTCATAGGGTATTTCAAATCGCTAAAAATTGTTCGAAGGATTGTTATCGATTGTATGAAAAACATACATCCAGTTTATCATATCAAAGAATTAATAGCAAAAAgagaattagaaaaaaataatcattttaaaaatgaaaattggGAAAAATTTCTtccaaattttaaaaaaagaaatgtacaaaggaaaaaaattaaacaaaaattagacaaaaaaaatggtaaaaggAAGTCAGTTTTCCCACCTGATCAACTGCCCAGAAAAATAGACATCCAAATGGAAACTGGTGAATATTTCCTCAATCAGGAGAAGtggaaaaaagagaaaagggaaaaaaagagtaaaaaggaaataacgGATATAATGGATAAAACAAAGCAAGGCTCAAAGGCTTCTAGTTGA